The following nucleotide sequence is from Microbulbifer sp. A4B17.
GCTCGGAGGGTTTTAGCTCCTTGCGCTCTTTCTCGGTTAACTGCTCACCCTCGGCACAGGCCAGTACCTCAAACCACTCTGGGCGCAGGGCTTCCAACTCTTGATAGAATTGATAGGCAATTGGGCGGGAGCTGCTCACAAACATCGCCTTGCCGGCGACGGTGGAGCCCTCTGCCAGGCGGTTTTCGTAGTGGGCGACAAAGTCCTTGGCCAGGGCGCGGATACGATTCTCGTCCCCCAGTATGGCGTTCATACTCGCCATGGCTTTTTTGCTTTCGTCTATTTGATACTCGTTCGCGCCGTCTTTCTCACACTGCGCGTAGTACTCCTCAATTTCCTTGAGCTTGTCGTTATCCAGAATCACTTTCGCCGCGCGGCCCTCATACACAATGCGCACGGTGATTTCATCTTTCACCGATTCATTCATGGTGTAGCGATCTACCGTGGGACCGAAGACATCCAGGGTGGCGTCGATGGGGGTTCCGGTAAAACCGACATAGGTGGCGTTGGGCAGTGAATCGTGCAGGTACTTGGCAAAACCGTAAGTTTTCTTAACCCCTTTATACTCTCCCTTCTCTACCACTGTGATTTTTTGATCCAGGTTAATCTGGCTGCGGTGGGCCTCATCACTGATACAAATCACATTGCAGCGCTCAGTCAGCAACTCAATATCTTCGGTAAATTTATGGATGGTGGTCAAAAAGACACCACCGCTCTGGCGACCCTGCAATTTTTCACGCAGATCCGCGCGGGAAGTTACGCTTTCTACAATCTGGTCGCCAATATAAATTTTGGCATTGGTAAATTGCTGTGACAGCTGGTCGTCCAGGTCTGTGCGATCGGTAATCAACACAATGGTGGGGCTTTCAAAGGCAGCGCTTTTCATCAGCAGGCGGGTTAGGAACTGCATGGTAAAACTCTTACCGCAGCCGGTGGCACCAAAATAGGTACCGCCTTTACCATCGCCGCTGTAGCCCCCTTTGCCATCGGGCCTTTTTAGGTGTGAATAAATATTCTGGTAGAGCTTGGTGGCCGCGTAGTACTGGGGATAGCGGCACACGATTTTGATTTCCTGATGGGTTTTATCGGGGAAAAAGATAAAGTGGCGCAATACCTCGCGCAGGCGGCGCTGGTCGAACAACCCCTGCAATAAAGTGGTGAGTGAGTCCAAGCCATCTTTACTGAGGGTTTCCTCACCGGTAATTTTTCGCCAACCGTAGTAGAACTCATAGGGCGCAAACAGGGTGCCCATTTTATTGTTGACGCCATCACTAATCACACACAGGGCGTTATACACAAACAGCTGCGGAATATCCCGGCGGTAGCGGGTGCAGATTTGGGTATAGGCATGGTAGATAGTCGCTTCCGGCCGGATGGCACTTTTAAATTCAAACAGCACCAGGGGCAGGCCGTTAATATACAAAATGCCATCGGGGATACGCCGCTCGCCACCGCTGGCCGAGGCCACACCCTCAATTTCCAGCTGGTTAACGATCTTATAGATATTGGTCGCACCTGTTCTATAGCCTGCGCCCCCCTCTTTGACAGGTGTGGCTGGCAGTGTATCCACCTCACCCTCAGTGGGGATGCGCATCTCGGTCAGGTCGCTGTAATCAATCAGCTGGATATAGAGATCTTTTTGCGTGTGATCTTCCCGCTTAAACAAGAAGCCATCACTGAGCCATTTGCAGAACTTTTTATTGCTGTCATACAAATCACTGGGGGAGAGCAGCTCCAACTGGCGAATAATGCTCTCCACCTCGCTTGCAGTAATACCTTCCGCCGCATACTGCCTGCTCAGAAAACTGCGTAGATCTTCCTTGATCAAGACTTCCGTCGCCCCTCGGGGCCCATCGGTACTTTGAGAGAGCGCCTCCCCAGTAATATGGGGATAACCCTGCTGTCCCAATAGCTGAATTATGGCGTTTTCTAGTTGGGCTTCGGTAAACTTCATTGAAAATCCTTTTTCATTCTGCCTTTAGGCTACTGCATCACTCACTTCTGTTTCCAGATCTGGAATACGCAACTCACCTGAGATTAATTTAGGGAGAAGCGTGTCACGGAGTCTGGCTAATACTTGACTTTCTTTGCTTAAGGAAACTGCTTTATAAGAAAAATGCTCTAACTTTTTGTCGATCACGGCCAATGCCTCTTTACCAGGCACTAGGATTTTTTGTTCCGACAATATTTTTCGACTCAGTTCGGTCTGACCAGTGCTGCCTTCTCCCAGAGACTCAACATAGGACTCAAGTGAAAGCATCATTTGTCCAAAGGCAAAAATTGGATACACATCCTCCCTAGGCCGAACAACAGTAACATGTGAATCCACAACTGTTGTTTCGGGCAGATACTTAACCTGAGCCATCCGGCCTAAAGTGCCAACGCCTGTTGAATTAATTAGCATGTCGCCAATCTTTAGCTCTCGCCCAATTGTTTTTCTTAAACTGGGGTCATTTCTTCGTGAAAGTTCAAAATTAACCTCATGATTTCTAATACATTTCTGATTAAGTACAACCGTACCTTCCTCTTCAGTATATTTAGGAGATATACCACGGCGTAACTCTGTCGTAATTTCTGCAAGACTATTTATCCCCCACCCCTTCGGCACCCAACCCAAAGCCTCAGTTTGCTCGAACTCACAGGGAAAGTGCTGACGAATAGCTTCCGGCAGGGGTTTATGATCCGGCTTGGCCAGTTGTTGCTGGCGGCGTTGGGCGCGGGCTTGCAGGGCATCGGGAATGGGCTTGCCTGCCGCGAGGGCGTTATCGATAACCGGGTCAAAATCTACAAACCAACTTTTAAACAGGGCCTGGGCCATTTGTTCTAGGGTTTGGTTGGTTTGGCGGTTGAGATGAATTTTATTCTCGTATCTTTCTAGGGCTACACCAATTTTCTTTTGCTCATCTTTATTCTTGGTAGCCCAAACTAAAAATGGATATACTGCATTTCTATTTAACGATTTTTGAGCACTTCCAGAATTGAATTGATCAAAATCTATCTGAGATAATAAGTAATAAATATAGCGTTCATCATTTCCTTTGAAGTCTGTTACATACAGAGCTGTATTTAAAGGCCAAAAATCGCTATCTGAGTAACTAACAACTCCCATAGAGTTTCCGCTACGACCAATGACTATCCCTGGTCCCTTGCATTTAGCCTCATCATGATAACCAGTAAGACCTGAGGACCCCATAATCGGTATTTCCCCTTTTCGCCGGTCTTGTGATGGAAGGTCATGCCCTCTTTGGAGAGCTACGAGATCACCTAATGGAATTTTTCCCCACTCACTTGCCATAACCCAGCACCCCCAGATTCTGGCAAATAGCTTTATCCAACGCTTCGGCTTCACCCATCTGTCGATACAATGTCTGGCTTAACTCACGCATTTTCTCTTCGAAAGGAATACCATCATCTTCCAGCTCAGCAGCCCCCACATAGCGCCCTGGAGTCAAGACATAGTCGTTGGCTTTAATCTCTTCGAGGCTGGCGGCTTTGCAGTAACCGGCAATATCCTCATAGTCACCGTCTTTTTCTTCACCGCGCCAAGCGTGATAGGTTTGCGCAATTTTGGCGATATCGTCAGTGGTCAGCTCTTTGTGGATACGGCTGGCCATAGTGCCCATCTGGCGGGCGTCGATAAATAGGGATTCGCCTTTGCGCTCCCGGTAGCCATGTACCTTGTCTTCCCCTTTATTTTTGGTGAGGAACCACAGACATACGGGAATTTGCGTGGTGTAAAAAAGTTGGCCCGGCAGGGCGATCATGCAGTCCACATGGTCGTTATCGATAATCTCCTGGCGAATGGTGCCTTCACCACTGGTATTGGAACTCATAGAGCCGTTGGCCAATACAAAGCCGGCAGTGCCGCTCTCGCTCAGCTTGCTTAACATATGCAAGATCCAGGCGTAGTTGGCATTGCCGGTGGGCGGTACGGTATAGCCGCCCCAGCGGGGATCATCAGTCAGCTCATTATCTGCCCGCCACTGTTTCTGGTTAAACGGCGGGTTGGCCAGTATATAATCGGCCTTCAGGTCCGGGTGCTGGTCCTTAAAAAAAGTATCCCCAGCTACTTCTCCCAGGTTGCCGCTAATACCGCGTATGGCCAGGTTCATTTTCGCCAGTTTATAAGTGGTGCTGGTGTATTCCTGCCCGTAGATAGAAATATCTTTTTGGTTGCCGTTGTGGCTGTTCACAAACTTAATGGACTGCACAAACATTCCACCGGAGCCGCAACAAGGGTCGTAGATCTTGCCCTTGTAGGGTTCGAGCATTTCCGCCAGCAGTGCCACTACCGATTTCGGTGTATAGAACTCGCCACCACCCTTGCCTTCAGATGCGGCAAATTTACCCAGGAAGTATTCGTAAACCCGGCCCACCAGATCCTCTTCACTGATATGACACTCGCTGGCAAGGGTCTCGATATTGTTGATGGTATCCAGCAGTGCCGCCAGCTTACTGGCTTCCAGGCCCAGGCGGGAGAAGTAGTTATCCGGCAGTGCACCGGCCAGAGATTTATTGGCCTTTTCAATGGTGTGCAAGGCGGTATCGATTTTAAGGGCGATATCGTCCTGCTTGCTGTGCTTGATAATGTAATCCCAGCGCGCGGCTTCTTCCAGATAGAAGACATTACTCTGGGTGTAAAACGGCACGGTATCGACAAACGCCTCTTTGCCATCCTCAATCAGCGCCTGGCGGTGGGCCTCAAACTTATCGCTAATAAACTTGAGGAAGATCAGGCTCAGGACGATATGTTTGTATTCGGAGGACTCTACTGAGCCGCGCAACTTATTGGCGCTGTCCCAGAGGGACTCTTCAAAAGAGACGGTTTGCTTGGGTTTTGCGGACTTCTTGGCCATATACAGCGTATTCCTTGGTGTTTTCGCCCTCCCCGGCATCACTATTGGGCAAGGCGACAGATCTTATTGCGCCTAATTTTGCCCGATTCCGGGGGGACTGTCGCCCCGCACAAAAGTCAGTCTCTCCAGTCATTAAGGCCCTACTTATCGCCGCGCAGTGTTGGCACATTGGTACCCAGTAATAACCCATTAGCCAACCGCAGCTTTTCAGGTTTATCGCTTCCGACTAATACAGTTAGCCATGTGCCGATTGTACAAATTTTCGACAAAATCATTTCGGCTTTTACCCATGGGATTTGCCTGATTGGTAGCCACTCACATTTAACCCACTTTTAATTTCGGGCCAGGCTTCGCCCTTGACACGCCTACAGCGAGTTTCAATGATTGCAACCACCAGCGGCCAGTTCAGCCTCCGCCCCTGCGCAAGCCATACAAAAAGCTCAGCGGGACGGCCAACGAGTTAAAAAATTTAAGCAATAGGGAATCGAAGTATGACCAACGCATGGATGATCCGCGCCGGGCGCGGTGGTATTTACAGTGAAGACTTCGAGAAAGGCTTTGCCGCAATCGGTTGGTCACAACTGGGAGACCTAAGCCAGTATTCAAGCACCGAGCGCTTGCGGGACGAATACATCAAGATTTACGGCAATGACAAACCCTCGGCCACCGCCAACGCCCTGGCTATGATCCTGAAGTTTCGCGATCAGATTGCCGCTGGCGACTATATTGTGAGCTACAACCCGGAGACACGGAACTACCTGTTGGGCGTCGATAAAGGGGAGTATCTCTACCAACCGGATATTATCGGCGACTACGCCAACTTACGTAAGGTGGAATGGCTCGGTAAAGTCAGCCGTGACCAGCTGCCCCAGAAAGCAAAGAACTCCCTCGGCTCCACCCTCACCCTCTTCTCCTTAAGCCAGGAAACCATTGACGCCTTCCTAACCATATTCGAGGGCCGTACGCTAACGCCGCAGGAAGACGAAGCC
It contains:
- a CDS encoding type I restriction endonuclease subunit R, translated to MKFTEAQLENAIIQLLGQQGYPHITGEALSQSTDGPRGATEVLIKEDLRSFLSRQYAAEGITASEVESIIRQLELLSPSDLYDSNKKFCKWLSDGFLFKREDHTQKDLYIQLIDYSDLTEMRIPTEGEVDTLPATPVKEGGAGYRTGATNIYKIVNQLEIEGVASASGGERRIPDGILYINGLPLVLFEFKSAIRPEATIYHAYTQICTRYRRDIPQLFVYNALCVISDGVNNKMGTLFAPYEFYYGWRKITGEETLSKDGLDSLTTLLQGLFDQRRLREVLRHFIFFPDKTHQEIKIVCRYPQYYAATKLYQNIYSHLKRPDGKGGYSGDGKGGTYFGATGCGKSFTMQFLTRLLMKSAAFESPTIVLITDRTDLDDQLSQQFTNAKIYIGDQIVESVTSRADLREKLQGRQSGGVFLTTIHKFTEDIELLTERCNVICISDEAHRSQINLDQKITVVEKGEYKGVKKTYGFAKYLHDSLPNATYVGFTGTPIDATLDVFGPTVDRYTMNESVKDEITVRIVYEGRAAKVILDNDKLKEIEEYYAQCEKDGANEYQIDESKKAMASMNAILGDENRIRALAKDFVAHYENRLAEGSTVAGKAMFVSSSRPIAYQFYQELEALRPEWFEVLACAEGEQLTEKERKELKPSERVRMVMTRNKDDDKVLWDKLGTKEDRKELDRQFKQAKSNFKIAIVVDMWLTGFDVPFLDTLYIDKPVSKHNLIQTISRVNRKFEGKSKGLVVDYIGIKTNMNKALKTFGGSNTDNFEDIAASIVEVRNHLDLLNRAFHHFDSSGYFSGDPVSQLNCLNEAAEYALQTEKTQKRFMDIAKRLKAAYDICCGNEEITQTERDQIHFYMAIRSIIFKLTRGDAPDTAQMNIKVREMIAEAIRSDGVEEIFKLGEEKGGGPIDIFDEDYLAKIEKIKLPNTKIKLLQKLLEKAIGEVAKTNKMQSVDFSKKFKALVEKYNERKEEDVLVSSVLEDFSNEIIDLYQDLKTEMTSFADMGINYEEKAFYDILKSLSVKYDFSYPEDKLIELARRAKQEVDSVASFPAWNQREDIKAELQVKLILLLAEFGYPPIANDDVFKEILEQAENFKKHQVELT
- a CDS encoding restriction endonuclease subunit S, which produces MASEWGKIPLGDLVALQRGHDLPSQDRRKGEIPIMGSSGLTGYHDEAKCKGPGIVIGRSGNSMGVVSYSDSDFWPLNTALYVTDFKGNDERYIYYLLSQIDFDQFNSGSAQKSLNRNAVYPFLVWATKNKDEQKKIGVALERYENKIHLNRQTNQTLEQMAQALFKSWFVDFDPVIDNALAAGKPIPDALQARAQRRQQQLAKPDHKPLPEAIRQHFPCEFEQTEALGWVPKGWGINSLAEITTELRRGISPKYTEEEGTVVLNQKCIRNHEVNFELSRRNDPSLRKTIGRELKIGDMLINSTGVGTLGRMAQVKYLPETTVVDSHVTVVRPREDVYPIFAFGQMMLSLESYVESLGEGSTGQTELSRKILSEQKILVPGKEALAVIDKKLEHFSYKAVSLSKESQVLARLRDTLLPKLISGELRIPDLETEVSDAVA
- a CDS encoding class I SAM-dependent DNA methyltransferase, with amino-acid sequence MAKKSAKPKQTVSFEESLWDSANKLRGSVESSEYKHIVLSLIFLKFISDKFEAHRQALIEDGKEAFVDTVPFYTQSNVFYLEEAARWDYIIKHSKQDDIALKIDTALHTIEKANKSLAGALPDNYFSRLGLEASKLAALLDTINNIETLASECHISEEDLVGRVYEYFLGKFAASEGKGGGEFYTPKSVVALLAEMLEPYKGKIYDPCCGSGGMFVQSIKFVNSHNGNQKDISIYGQEYTSTTYKLAKMNLAIRGISGNLGEVAGDTFFKDQHPDLKADYILANPPFNQKQWRADNELTDDPRWGGYTVPPTGNANYAWILHMLSKLSESGTAGFVLANGSMSSNTSGEGTIRQEIIDNDHVDCMIALPGQLFYTTQIPVCLWFLTKNKGEDKVHGYRERKGESLFIDARQMGTMASRIHKELTTDDIAKIAQTYHAWRGEEKDGDYEDIAGYCKAASLEEIKANDYVLTPGRYVGAAELEDDGIPFEEKMRELSQTLYRQMGEAEALDKAICQNLGVLGYGK
- a CDS encoding restriction endonuclease, translating into MTNAWMIRAGRGGIYSEDFEKGFAAIGWSQLGDLSQYSSTERLRDEYIKIYGNDKPSATANALAMILKFRDQIAAGDYIVSYNPETRNYLLGVDKGEYLYQPDIIGDYANLRKVEWLGKVSRDQLPQKAKNSLGSTLTLFSLSQETIDAFLTIFEGRTLTPQEDEAAETDSAQLKDETVAQSHELIKDKIAALLPEEMEELVAAILRAMGFKAKVSPKGPDRGVDVIASPDGLGLTQPRIKAEVKHRDGSMGAPAIRGFIGALREGDSGLFVSTGGFTREARYEADRSTFPLTLVDLDDLADLIVSHYESFDLEGRALMPLVRIYWPVD